The genomic window TACCGGTAAAGCAGGTGATGTGTAATGTTTACCCAATTCTTCGGGTTAAAATTCAACCCCTTTAGCAAGGAGATTGGCTTTGACCAGCTGTTTACAGGCCAGGATCTTAAAGAGCTGGCATCCCGCCTGAAGTATTTGCAACAAGTACGGGGCATCGGCCTAGTTGCCGGGGAACCCGGCTGCGGTAAAACCACTGCCCTTAGGAAATACGTGCATGAACTTAACCCGGCGCATTTCAAGACCTGTTATTTTGCCCTGTCCACAGTAACTGTGCTCGAGTTTTACCAGGGCCTGGCTTTGGAGTTGGGCGAAGAGCCCAAGCATAAGAAGGTCGCTATTTTTCATCAAATCCAGGGGGCCATAAACAGTTTATATTACGAGCGCCATGTAACCCCGGTCATAGTACTGGATGAAATACACTTGGCGACTACTAAAATTTTAGAGGAACTGCGGCTGCTTTTTAATTTTAAAATGGACTCTCAAAACCCGTTTATTTTAATTTTGGCCGGGCAGCCGTTAATCAGGAATAAGCTGGCTTTGAATGTCAATAACCCGCTGCGGCAAAGGATTACCGTAAAATATTTTATGTACGGGCTTAAACGGGATGAAGTGGGGGATTATTGCTCCAGCCGGTTGAAAAATGCCGGGTTGCATGAGGATGTGCTTACCCCGGCGGCCTTGGAGGC from Desulfallas thermosapovorans DSM 6562 includes these protein-coding regions:
- a CDS encoding ExeA family protein; the encoded protein is MFTQFFGLKFNPFSKEIGFDQLFTGQDLKELASRLKYLQQVRGIGLVAGEPGCGKTTALRKYVHELNPAHFKTCYFALSTVTVLEFYQGLALELGEEPKHKKVAIFHQIQGAINSLYYERHVTPVIVLDEIHLATTKILEELRLLFNFKMDSQNPFILILAGQPLIRNKLALNVNNPLRQRITVKYFMYGLKRDEVGDYCSSRLKNAGLHEDVLTPAALEAIYGITKGLPRLVNNLVTTCLIIASGKKQRLVDEDIVYQAQQELEI